A genome region from Arthrobacter sp. SLBN-100 includes the following:
- a CDS encoding ABC transporter ATP-binding protein gives MSPEPTPASGTKAAPASTTGSADVVRIPRPAGGPGRGGPFAGMNVPAEKAMNFWPSAKRLLAKLRPERAWLLLVFLTAVAGVALSVIGPRLLGEGTNLIFAGVVSRELPPGASKEQVIAQLRASGEGQRADMLSAMDLVPGRGIDFAALSSVLMWALVLYVLSSAFMWVQAYVLNGVVQRTVFGLREEIEAKIHRLPLRYFDSIQRGELLSRVTNDVDNISQSLQQTISQAVTSVLTVVGVLVMMVILSPTLALIALVTIPLTLGITALIAKRSQKLFVAQWKHTGELNGQIEETYTGHALVKVFGRQQEVGERFRQKNAELYSASFGAQFISGLIMPAMTFIGNLVYVGIAVVGGLQVASGAMQLGDVQAFIQYARQFTMPLAQLGSMANVLQSGVASAERVFSLLDEDEESAEPAPSASPVFGGGRLVFEDVSFSYSSDKPLISGLSLVAEPGQTVAIVGPTGAGKTTLVNLMMRFYELDAGRITLDGVDVTSVPRRELRSRLGMVLQDTWLFGGTIRDNIAYGRPSATESEILEAARATYVDRFVRSLPDGYDTVLDDEGANVSAGEKQLLTIARAFLARPSVLILDEATSSVDTRTEVLVQKAMSALRSDRTSFVIAHRLSTIRDADLILVMEAGQIVEQGTHASLLAAGGAYARLYEAQFAAPVAEM, from the coding sequence ATGAGCCCGGAACCAACTCCAGCATCCGGCACCAAAGCCGCGCCAGCCTCCACAACCGGAAGCGCCGACGTCGTACGCATTCCCCGTCCCGCAGGCGGACCGGGGCGCGGCGGCCCGTTCGCGGGGATGAACGTCCCCGCGGAGAAGGCGATGAACTTTTGGCCGTCGGCCAAGCGCCTGCTGGCGAAGCTGCGGCCGGAACGGGCCTGGCTGCTGCTGGTGTTTCTGACGGCGGTGGCAGGGGTGGCGCTGTCCGTGATCGGGCCGCGGCTGCTGGGGGAGGGCACGAACCTGATCTTCGCCGGCGTCGTCTCCCGCGAACTGCCGCCCGGGGCCAGCAAGGAGCAGGTGATCGCGCAGCTGCGGGCGTCCGGGGAGGGGCAGCGCGCGGACATGCTCAGCGCTATGGACCTGGTGCCGGGTCGGGGGATCGACTTCGCCGCGCTGTCCTCGGTGCTGATGTGGGCACTGGTGCTGTATGTGCTGTCGTCCGCGTTTATGTGGGTGCAGGCGTATGTGCTGAACGGGGTGGTGCAGCGGACGGTGTTCGGGCTGCGGGAGGAGATCGAGGCGAAGATCCACCGGCTGCCGCTGCGGTATTTCGACTCGATCCAGCGCGGTGAGCTGCTCAGCCGGGTGACCAACGACGTGGACAACATCTCCCAGAGCCTGCAGCAGACCATCAGCCAGGCGGTCACGTCGGTGCTGACGGTGGTGGGCGTGCTGGTGATGATGGTGATCCTATCGCCCACGCTGGCGCTGATCGCGCTGGTGACCATTCCGCTGACGCTGGGGATCACGGCGCTGATTGCCAAGCGCTCGCAGAAGCTGTTCGTGGCGCAGTGGAAGCATACGGGGGAGCTGAACGGGCAGATCGAGGAGACGTACACCGGGCATGCGCTGGTGAAGGTGTTCGGCCGGCAGCAGGAGGTGGGGGAGCGGTTCCGGCAGAAGAACGCGGAGCTGTATTCCGCCAGTTTTGGAGCGCAGTTCATTTCAGGGCTGATCATGCCGGCCATGACGTTCATCGGGAACCTGGTGTACGTGGGGATCGCGGTGGTGGGCGGGCTGCAGGTGGCGTCCGGGGCGATGCAGCTGGGCGACGTGCAGGCGTTCATCCAGTACGCGCGGCAGTTCACCATGCCGCTGGCGCAGCTGGGGTCCATGGCCAACGTGCTGCAGTCCGGGGTGGCGTCAGCAGAGCGGGTGTTCTCGCTGTTGGATGAGGACGAAGAGTCTGCGGAGCCTGCTCCTTCTGCTTCTCCTGTTTTTGGCGGGGGGCGACTGGTGTTCGAGGATGTGTCCTTCTCGTATTCGTCGGACAAGCCGCTGATTAGCGGGCTTTCCCTGGTGGCGGAGCCGGGGCAGACGGTGGCGATTGTGGGGCCCACCGGGGCGGGGAAGACCACGCTGGTGAACCTGATGATGCGGTTCTACGAGCTGGACGCGGGGCGGATAACGCTCGACGGCGTGGACGTCACCTCAGTGCCGCGGCGCGAGCTGCGCTCGCGTCTGGGGATGGTGCTGCAGGATACGTGGCTGTTCGGCGGGACCATCCGGGACAACATTGCGTACGGGCGGCCGTCGGCTACTGAATCCGAGATTCTGGAGGCGGCGCGGGCGACGTACGTGGACCGGTTCGTGCGGTCACTGCCGGACGGGTACGACACTGTGCTGGATGACGAGGGCGCCAACGTGTCCGCGGGGGAGAAGCAGCTGCTGACGATTGCGCGGGCGTTCCTGGCCCGGCCTTCCGTGCTGATCCTGGATGAGGCGACGTCTTCCGTGGATACCCGGACGGAGGTGCTGGTGCAGAAGGCGATGAGTGCTTTGCGGTCGGACCGTACTTCTTTTGTGATCGCCCACCGCCTGTCCACGATCCGGGACGCCGACCTCATCCTGGTGATGGAGGCCGGCCAGATCGTGGAGCAGGGCACGCACGCGTCGCTGCTGGCCGCCGGCGGGGCCTACGCGCGGCTGTATGAGGCGCAGTTCGCGGCTCCTGTGGCGGAGATGTAA
- a CDS encoding MFS transporter — protein MSSYQWLIIAVTTFLNALDGYDVLAMAFTATSVTKEFGLSGTQLGWLLSAGLIGMAVGSLVLGPFADRYGRRKILIVALAINALGLFLSTTANSAFELGLWRIVTGLGVGGILASATVITSEYASARRRGMAVSIFTAGYGVGATLGGMGATQLIPAFGWRSVFLTGGLLTLVAIALVVALIPESVDYLRTRRPQNAVEKLQRIARRMRLEGNVELDPAPISTGRQQGSVATLLSPRYRTASILLWISFFVIMFGFYFANSWTPRLLVESGMTEQQGIIGGLMLTMGGTFGSLLYGALTTRWDERLTLMAFTVLSAATLVLFITTTSVPLLAFGSGVVVGMLVNGCIAGLYTVAPMTYEPGVRTTGVGWGIGVGRAGAILAPITVGALLDSGWKPPQLYIGVAVVVLLAAVALRRLRPYRETGSPASESSESTTTTR, from the coding sequence ATGTCGTCATACCAGTGGCTCATCATCGCAGTGACCACCTTCCTCAACGCCCTCGACGGCTACGACGTGCTGGCCATGGCCTTCACAGCTACGTCCGTGACTAAAGAATTCGGGCTCTCCGGCACCCAACTCGGCTGGCTCCTCAGCGCGGGCCTCATCGGCATGGCCGTGGGCTCACTCGTCCTGGGGCCATTCGCCGACCGCTACGGCCGGCGCAAGATCCTCATCGTCGCGCTGGCTATCAACGCCCTTGGCCTGTTTTTGTCGACGACGGCGAATTCCGCCTTCGAGCTCGGCCTGTGGCGGATCGTCACGGGCCTGGGCGTGGGCGGCATTCTTGCCTCCGCGACCGTGATCACGAGCGAGTACGCCAGCGCCCGCCGCCGCGGTATGGCCGTGAGCATCTTCACCGCCGGCTACGGCGTGGGCGCCACGCTTGGCGGCATGGGCGCGACCCAACTCATCCCCGCCTTCGGGTGGCGATCCGTGTTCCTCACCGGTGGCCTGCTGACCCTCGTGGCGATAGCCCTCGTCGTCGCCCTGATACCCGAATCCGTAGACTACCTGCGCACCCGGCGCCCGCAGAACGCCGTCGAAAAGCTCCAGCGCATCGCCCGGCGCATGCGCCTTGAAGGTAACGTTGAACTCGACCCAGCCCCCATCAGCACAGGCAGGCAGCAGGGCAGTGTGGCCACGCTCCTGAGCCCCCGCTACCGTACGGCCAGCATCCTGCTATGGATCTCCTTCTTCGTCATCATGTTCGGCTTCTACTTCGCCAACTCGTGGACTCCCCGCCTGCTCGTGGAATCAGGGATGACCGAACAACAGGGCATCATCGGCGGGCTCATGCTCACCATGGGCGGCACCTTCGGCTCGCTGCTCTACGGTGCCCTCACCACCCGGTGGGACGAGCGGTTGACCCTGATGGCCTTCACGGTGCTCTCCGCGGCGACCCTCGTCCTCTTCATCACCACCACCTCAGTGCCCCTGCTGGCGTTCGGCTCCGGCGTCGTCGTTGGGATGCTCGTCAATGGCTGTATTGCCGGCCTATACACTGTGGCTCCCATGACCTACGAGCCCGGCGTCCGCACCACAGGCGTGGGGTGGGGTATCGGCGTCGGCCGGGCCGGCGCGATCCTCGCTCCCATCACCGTCGGCGCACTGCTCGACAGTGGGTGGAAGCCCCCGCAGCTCTACATCGGCGTGGCTGTGGTGGTCCTCCTCGCGGCCGTCGCCCTGCGTCGGCTGCGCCCCTACAGGGAAACTGGTTCCCCTGCTAGCGAAAGCTCTGAGTCTACGACGACCACGCGATAA
- a CDS encoding aromatic ring-hydroxylating dioxygenase subunit alpha, protein MTVSATKTSTTAKLLSHPLNVWYAVGWDHEITSKGILSRTVAGRPLALYRTKDGGAVALADACWHRLAPLSQGKLVGRDEIQCPYHGLRYNAAGRCTSMPAQERLNPSATVPSFPVVERYRYVWVWLGDPTMADPGLVPDMHEMDSPEWAGDGETIHAPCNYQLVLDNLMDLTHEEFVHSSSIGQEELSESEFEVTHDETSVTVTRWMRNIDAPPFWLKNMRDKFPGFEGKVDRWQIIHYSFPSTICIDVGVAEAGTGAPEGDRSRGVNGYVMNTITPETERSCHYFWAFMRNYRLESQLITTELRNGVHGVFGEDEAMLLAQQEAIDANPDYEFYNLNIDMGGMWVRRLLERALEAEGRLAALPAV, encoded by the coding sequence ATGACCGTCTCCGCTACGAAGACCAGTACCACTGCAAAACTCCTGTCCCACCCGCTCAACGTCTGGTATGCGGTGGGATGGGACCACGAAATCACCTCCAAGGGGATTCTCTCCCGCACCGTCGCGGGCCGGCCCCTGGCCCTCTACCGCACCAAGGATGGTGGCGCTGTCGCGCTGGCCGATGCCTGCTGGCACCGTCTCGCCCCGCTGTCCCAGGGCAAGCTCGTGGGTCGCGACGAGATTCAGTGCCCGTACCACGGTCTGCGTTACAACGCCGCCGGCCGCTGCACTTCGATGCCGGCCCAGGAGAGGCTCAACCCCTCCGCCACCGTGCCCTCCTTCCCAGTGGTCGAACGCTACCGCTACGTATGGGTGTGGCTCGGCGACCCCACGATGGCCGACCCGGGCCTCGTGCCGGACATGCACGAGATGGACAGTCCAGAGTGGGCGGGAGACGGGGAGACCATCCATGCCCCGTGCAACTACCAGCTGGTCCTGGACAACCTCATGGACCTCACCCACGAGGAGTTCGTGCACAGCTCCTCGATCGGGCAAGAGGAGCTGTCCGAGTCCGAGTTCGAGGTAACCCACGACGAGACCTCAGTGACCGTGACCCGCTGGATGCGCAACATCGACGCCCCGCCGTTTTGGTTGAAGAACATGCGGGACAAGTTCCCGGGTTTCGAGGGCAAAGTGGACCGCTGGCAGATCATCCACTACTCCTTCCCGTCCACGATCTGCATCGACGTTGGCGTCGCCGAGGCCGGGACCGGGGCGCCCGAGGGAGATCGCTCGCGCGGGGTGAACGGCTACGTGATGAACACGATCACCCCCGAGACGGAGCGCTCCTGCCACTACTTCTGGGCGTTTATGCGCAACTACCGGCTTGAGAGCCAGCTCATCACCACGGAACTGCGCAACGGCGTGCACGGGGTCTTCGGCGAGGACGAGGCTATGCTCCTGGCACAGCAGGAAGCCATCGACGCCAACCCGGACTACGAGTTCTACAACCTCAACATCGACATGGGCGGGATGTGGGTGCGCCGGCTCCTTGAGCGCGCGCTCGAAGCAGAGGGCCGCCTCGCCGCCCTGCCGGCCGTCTGA
- a CDS encoding DUF4041 domain-containing protein, giving the protein MLWVLLDVLKQYKKSFGAPAEGFGVSAENTYRTSLGAPPVPAKGLKQYAEEVYIANAQMLADLQRLGALDTLSKERHVADLARQIASAERELAAANAELAAVRGEVLDVRQVADRHNIGFYDYEHPAETSVKLADELTAVRARIKEKLRDKTAVTTVSGFTFNGSTREGSKFVRDLSALLLRAYNAEAENCVKTVKAGSLHTAAARLEKAREQIAKRGTMIGLQITSAFHGLREKELELAARHLEAVAIQKQLEAEARAEAREAVKAQREWEALKAKQKKEVDHYANVLIQLQSAGDLEGVQRVQEQLDEAEAKLADAEDNALNTRAGYVYVISNLGAFGDGVVKIGMTRRLNPMDRVRELGDASVPFLFDVHALFFSKDAVGVETMLHQKFAAQRVNLVNLRREYFYATPAAVKHALVEHHVELVEYQENAPAEEFAASRDLRKTAQLASSI; this is encoded by the coding sequence GTGCTGTGGGTCTTGCTGGACGTACTGAAGCAGTACAAGAAATCCTTCGGCGCCCCTGCTGAAGGGTTCGGGGTAAGTGCTGAGAACACTTATCGAACCAGTTTGGGCGCCCCGCCTGTGCCGGCCAAGGGCCTGAAGCAGTATGCGGAAGAGGTCTATATCGCGAACGCACAGATGCTCGCCGACCTGCAGAGACTCGGGGCCCTGGACACTTTGTCCAAGGAACGCCATGTTGCCGATCTGGCACGCCAAATTGCATCCGCTGAACGAGAGTTGGCGGCGGCCAACGCCGAACTGGCCGCGGTCCGAGGTGAGGTCCTTGACGTCCGACAGGTCGCCGACCGCCACAACATCGGGTTCTACGACTACGAGCATCCTGCCGAGACGTCGGTCAAACTCGCCGACGAGCTGACCGCAGTTCGCGCCAGAATCAAGGAGAAGCTGCGTGATAAAACCGCGGTCACCACTGTCTCCGGATTCACGTTCAATGGTTCCACGAGGGAAGGTTCCAAGTTCGTCCGCGACCTTTCCGCGCTCCTGCTGCGCGCCTACAATGCCGAAGCCGAGAACTGCGTGAAAACGGTGAAGGCTGGGAGCCTGCATACGGCCGCGGCCCGGCTCGAGAAGGCCCGAGAGCAGATCGCCAAACGCGGAACCATGATCGGTCTTCAAATCACCAGCGCCTTCCACGGATTACGCGAGAAGGAGCTCGAACTCGCTGCCCGGCACCTGGAAGCCGTTGCCATCCAGAAGCAGCTAGAGGCCGAAGCCCGCGCCGAAGCCCGCGAGGCAGTCAAGGCCCAGCGCGAATGGGAAGCGCTGAAGGCCAAGCAGAAGAAGGAAGTGGATCACTACGCCAACGTGCTTATCCAGCTCCAGTCCGCCGGAGACCTTGAAGGAGTACAACGAGTTCAGGAACAGCTGGACGAGGCTGAGGCAAAGCTAGCGGACGCCGAAGATAACGCGCTCAATACCCGCGCCGGCTATGTGTATGTCATCTCCAACCTCGGGGCATTTGGTGACGGGGTCGTCAAGATCGGCATGACGCGCCGGCTCAACCCCATGGACCGTGTGCGGGAACTGGGTGACGCATCCGTGCCATTCCTCTTCGATGTGCACGCGCTGTTCTTCTCCAAGGACGCGGTAGGCGTTGAAACCATGCTTCACCAGAAATTTGCCGCCCAGCGCGTGAACTTGGTGAACCTACGCCGTGAATACTTCTACGCCACCCCGGCAGCGGTAAAGCACGCCTTAGTGGAACATCACGTGGAGCTCGTCGAATACCAGGAGAACGCACCAGCCGAAGAGTTCGCCGCATCCAGGGACCTGCGCAAGACGGCACAGCTCGCCAGCTCTATCTAG
- a CDS encoding PadR family transcriptional regulator encodes MTLRSALLALLSSGPLTGYDLVKQFRSSVGHVWHAPDSQIYPELRKMHSEGLLSSQPVPWGTRGATKTQYALTPAGEAALRQWQSQPLTYVQDRNPARLKAAYFEWAPSGAAAAQLQAHIAHYEEQRLQTLQMIETLEGRTHATLARRLTRHPEEEREQIVRFKIFAYEGQLAEAEQEIAWAKRGLQLLEELENSGTEPV; translated from the coding sequence GTGACCCTACGCTCTGCCCTGCTGGCACTGCTGTCCTCGGGTCCGCTGACGGGCTACGACCTCGTCAAGCAGTTCAGGTCCTCCGTGGGCCACGTCTGGCACGCCCCCGACTCGCAGATTTACCCAGAGTTACGGAAGATGCACTCAGAGGGCCTGCTCTCCAGTCAGCCCGTTCCGTGGGGAACCCGCGGAGCCACCAAGACGCAGTATGCCCTCACACCCGCAGGAGAGGCAGCCCTGCGGCAGTGGCAAAGTCAGCCGTTAACCTACGTGCAGGACCGAAACCCCGCCCGCCTCAAGGCTGCATACTTCGAGTGGGCACCCTCGGGTGCGGCGGCCGCGCAGCTGCAGGCCCACATCGCACACTACGAGGAACAACGCCTCCAAACCCTTCAAATGATCGAGACTCTCGAAGGGCGCACTCATGCCACACTTGCCCGTCGTCTTACCCGGCACCCCGAAGAGGAACGGGAGCAGATCGTCCGTTTCAAAATATTTGCCTACGAAGGGCAGCTTGCCGAGGCCGAACAGGAAATCGCTTGGGCAAAGCGTGGTCTTCAGCTGCTCGAGGAACTCGAGAATTCAGGGACTGAACCCGTCTAA
- a CDS encoding PDR/VanB family oxidoreductase, protein MADSHHIVWQQAVVDSVSDVAENIRRIILRPERPCAVRPGEHVDVCTTIEGEEHVRSYSVVDAAEDGTHLALSVFRTPTSRGGSVFMHSLKPGQVLAITQPLQNFPLRIGAPSYVLLAGGIGITAIAGMAALLRRLGADYRLIYVARSREAMAYLDDLAAVHGDRFEAHVDAEGTSLDVQALVGSVPENAELYMCGPIRLMDAVRRAWIERELDPTSLRYETFGNSGWYQPEPFTVRIPRLGVEASVGSDESVLEALQREGVDMMFDCRKGECGLCQVKVLELAGRIDHRDVFYSDRQKEPNTKMCCCVSRVVATEPGTVPAPRPAVLTIDVP, encoded by the coding sequence GTGGCCGATTCCCACCACATTGTCTGGCAGCAGGCGGTCGTCGACTCCGTGTCCGACGTCGCCGAGAACATCCGCCGCATCATCCTGCGCCCGGAACGCCCCTGCGCGGTGCGGCCGGGCGAGCACGTGGACGTCTGCACCACCATCGAAGGCGAAGAGCACGTCCGCTCCTACTCCGTGGTCGACGCTGCTGAGGACGGCACGCACCTCGCCCTCAGCGTCTTTCGGACGCCAACCTCCCGGGGAGGCTCCGTGTTCATGCACTCGCTCAAGCCCGGGCAGGTCCTGGCGATCACCCAGCCGCTGCAGAACTTTCCGCTGCGTATCGGGGCACCCTCATACGTCCTGCTGGCCGGCGGCATCGGCATCACCGCTATCGCCGGGATGGCCGCGCTGCTGCGGCGCCTCGGAGCCGACTATCGCCTAATTTACGTAGCTCGTTCCCGGGAGGCGATGGCCTACCTCGACGACCTCGCCGCCGTGCACGGGGACCGTTTCGAGGCGCACGTCGATGCGGAAGGCACCTCCCTGGACGTCCAAGCCCTCGTGGGTTCAGTCCCCGAGAACGCCGAGCTTTACATGTGCGGGCCCATCCGGCTCATGGACGCCGTACGCCGCGCCTGGATAGAGCGGGAGCTCGACCCCACGAGCCTGCGCTACGAGACCTTCGGCAACAGCGGCTGGTACCAGCCTGAACCCTTCACCGTCCGAATACCGCGGCTCGGGGTGGAGGCCTCTGTCGGCTCGGACGAGTCCGTGCTCGAGGCACTCCAACGCGAAGGCGTAGACATGATGTTCGATTGCCGCAAGGGTGAGTGCGGACTGTGCCAGGTCAAGGTCCTTGAGCTCGCCGGGCGAATCGACCACCGCGACGTCTTCTACTCCGACCGGCAAAAGGAACCCAACACGAAGATGTGCTGCTGCGTCTCCCGCGTGGTCGCCACCGAGCCGGGCACAGTCCCGGCACCCCGCCCCGCCGTCCTCACCATCGACGTCCCCTGA
- a CDS encoding ABC transporter ATP-binding protein has protein sequence MLWKLLVEYLRPHRRLLAAVVIFQLAQSIASLYLPTLNADIIDEGVAKGDTGVILRLGGLMLGITLLQIACAIIAVYFAAKAAMGVGRDLRGAIFTRVGEFSEQEVTKFGAPSLITRSTNDVQQVQQLVLMSATMLVTAPMLSIGGVIMAVRQDVQLSWLIAVAVPVLLIAVGLITARMVPLFRKMQTRIDTVNRVLREQLTGIRVVRAFVREDIETGRFGQANEDVTDTALRAGRLMALAFPTVMLVLNVSSVAVIWFGAFRIQDGSMQVGTLIAFLSYLLQILMSVMMATFMAVMIPRAAVSGDRIGQVLGTESSVRPPERPVSTSVRTGELEMRDVGFAYPGADQPVLTGISFTARAGQTTAIIGSTGSGKTTLVNLMPRLFDATTGSVRIDGVDVRELHPDLLWGHIGLVPQRPYLFSGTVRSNLQYGKPDATEDELWTALEIAQARGFVEEMEGGLDAAISQGGTNVSGGQRQRLAIARALVKRPELYIFDDSFSSLDTGTDARLRQALKNSTAGATQVIIGQRVSSIMDADQILVLDDGRIVGRGTHSELLETSETYREIVSSQLAAEETV, from the coding sequence ATGCTCTGGAAGCTGCTTGTTGAATACCTGCGGCCGCACCGCAGGCTGCTCGCCGCCGTCGTCATTTTCCAGCTGGCGCAATCCATCGCGTCCCTGTACCTGCCCACCCTGAACGCGGACATCATCGATGAGGGCGTGGCCAAGGGGGACACCGGGGTCATCCTCCGCCTCGGCGGCCTGATGCTCGGGATTACGTTGCTGCAGATCGCGTGCGCCATCATCGCCGTCTACTTCGCGGCGAAGGCGGCGATGGGCGTGGGGCGTGACCTCCGCGGCGCCATCTTCACAAGGGTGGGGGAGTTCTCGGAGCAGGAGGTCACCAAATTCGGCGCGCCCAGCCTGATCACCCGCTCCACCAACGACGTCCAGCAGGTCCAGCAGTTGGTCCTGATGTCCGCCACCATGCTGGTCACCGCCCCCATGCTCAGCATCGGCGGGGTGATCATGGCCGTCAGGCAGGACGTGCAGTTGTCCTGGCTGATCGCCGTCGCCGTCCCGGTGCTGCTCATCGCGGTCGGCCTGATCACCGCCCGGATGGTGCCGCTGTTCCGCAAGATGCAGACGCGGATCGACACCGTGAACCGCGTCCTCCGCGAGCAGCTCACCGGCATCCGTGTGGTCCGCGCCTTCGTCCGCGAGGACATCGAGACGGGACGCTTCGGCCAGGCCAACGAGGACGTCACGGACACCGCCCTCCGCGCCGGCCGGCTGATGGCGCTCGCGTTTCCCACCGTGATGCTGGTGCTGAACGTCTCCAGCGTGGCCGTGATCTGGTTCGGCGCGTTCCGCATCCAGGACGGCTCCATGCAGGTGGGCACGCTCATCGCGTTCCTGAGCTACCTGCTGCAGATCCTGATGTCCGTCATGATGGCAACCTTCATGGCGGTGATGATCCCGCGCGCGGCCGTCTCGGGTGACCGGATTGGGCAGGTGCTGGGGACGGAGTCCAGCGTCCGGCCGCCGGAGCGTCCCGTCAGCACCAGCGTGCGCACCGGAGAGCTGGAAATGCGCGACGTCGGATTCGCCTACCCGGGTGCCGACCAGCCCGTCCTCACCGGGATCAGCTTCACCGCCAGGGCGGGGCAGACGACGGCGATCATCGGCAGCACCGGCTCCGGAAAGACCACCCTGGTGAACCTCATGCCCCGGCTGTTCGATGCCACCACCGGCTCGGTCCGGATCGACGGCGTGGACGTGCGCGAGCTGCACCCGGACCTGCTCTGGGGGCACATCGGCCTGGTCCCGCAGCGGCCCTACCTGTTCAGCGGCACCGTGCGCAGCAACCTGCAGTACGGCAAGCCGGACGCCACCGAGGACGAGCTGTGGACCGCGCTGGAGATTGCCCAGGCCCGTGGTTTTGTAGAGGAGATGGAGGGCGGGCTGGATGCCGCCATCTCGCAGGGCGGCACCAACGTTTCCGGCGGGCAGCGGCAGCGGTTGGCCATCGCCCGGGCGCTGGTGAAGCGGCCGGAACTGTACATTTTTGACGATTCCTTCTCCTCGCTGGACACCGGCACCGACGCCCGGCTCCGTCAGGCCCTCAAGAACAGCACCGCCGGCGCCACTCAGGTGATCATCGGGCAGCGCGTGTCCAGCATCATGGATGCGGACCAGATATTGGTGCTCGACGACGGCAGGATCGTAGGGCGCGGAACGCACAGTGAGCTGCTGGAGACGTCGGAGACGTACCGCGAGATCGTCTCGTCCCAGCTGGCGGCGGAGGAAACGGTATGA
- a CDS encoding ATP-binding protein, with the protein MEIRKISEAEALALITREESLLWDQKSARSNGAVVEKIAVAFANADGGEFILGVEDAKAGGTIERWQGFASIEDTNHVHQSLAGGVQPPVPFSYENLQIQGREAQGIACLIRVEKSVDVHYTSGNKCLIRRAASSRELVGQAVTDLQLSKGTKSYEDQLLADYDVAEFADEVELEFFLKSYSPSTGPQELVRKERLADRSTGQCKVAAAVLFAEHPTGLVPKRCAVKISRYNTTGEPRREHLAFEPITVNGPARKLIEETLVETTRIIESVSVLQPDGSMEPMKYPPEALKEIIVNAIIHRDYNISDDVRVSIFDNRVEVLSPGGLPGQMTLELLFKERASRNPKILRLLNRYDDPPNKDFGEGLRTAREKMTEARLKEPRFSVEGNYFVAVLPHDKLARPEELVMEYLESHAEITNKVARDLTGIQSENSMKDVFYSLRDVNKIERVPDKAGRSAAWRKV; encoded by the coding sequence GTGGAGATACGGAAAATTAGCGAAGCGGAAGCTCTTGCACTTATAACGCGCGAGGAATCCCTTTTATGGGATCAGAAAAGCGCACGGAGCAACGGAGCCGTTGTAGAGAAGATTGCTGTGGCGTTCGCAAACGCTGATGGCGGCGAATTCATCCTCGGAGTCGAGGATGCGAAAGCTGGCGGGACGATAGAGCGCTGGCAGGGATTTGCGTCCATCGAAGACACAAATCATGTACACCAGTCCCTTGCAGGCGGCGTTCAACCACCTGTTCCCTTCTCCTACGAGAACCTTCAAATCCAGGGGCGTGAAGCACAGGGCATCGCTTGTCTAATCCGAGTCGAGAAAAGCGTGGACGTTCACTACACGTCTGGAAACAAATGCTTAATTCGACGGGCTGCCAGTTCAAGAGAACTTGTCGGTCAGGCAGTGACAGATCTTCAGCTTTCCAAAGGCACAAAGAGCTACGAAGACCAGTTGCTGGCTGACTACGATGTTGCAGAGTTTGCGGATGAAGTGGAGTTGGAATTTTTTCTCAAGTCCTACAGCCCCAGTACGGGCCCCCAAGAACTTGTTCGCAAGGAGAGATTGGCGGACCGTTCGACTGGCCAATGCAAGGTGGCCGCGGCAGTATTATTTGCCGAGCACCCTACCGGGCTGGTACCCAAGCGCTGTGCCGTCAAGATCTCCCGGTACAACACCACGGGAGAACCTAGACGAGAACACCTCGCCTTCGAGCCGATCACTGTCAACGGGCCCGCTCGAAAGCTGATAGAGGAGACGCTCGTAGAGACGACGAGAATCATCGAGTCGGTCTCCGTACTCCAACCCGATGGCTCGATGGAACCGATGAAGTACCCACCTGAAGCGCTGAAAGAAATCATCGTGAACGCGATCATTCACCGTGACTACAACATTTCCGATGATGTTCGGGTTTCGATCTTTGACAACCGGGTTGAGGTATTGAGTCCCGGAGGCCTGCCGGGACAAATGACGTTAGAGCTGTTGTTTAAGGAACGCGCTTCCCGGAACCCAAAGATACTAAGGCTCTTGAACCGTTACGATGATCCCCCTAACAAGGACTTCGGTGAGGGACTGCGCACCGCTCGTGAAAAAATGACCGAGGCCAGGCTAAAAGAGCCTAGATTCTCGGTCGAAGGCAACTACTTCGTGGCGGTTCTGCCCCACGACAAGTTAGCCCGTCCCGAAGAACTGGTGATGGAGTATCTTGAATCCCACGCGGAGATTACCAACAAGGTGGCAAGAGACCTTACGGGTATTCAGTCAGAAAACTCGATGAAAGACGTGTTCTATTCCCTGCGAGACGTCAATAAAATTGAACGTGTCCCTGATAAGGCGGGAAGATCAGCCGCCTGGAGAAAGGTCTGA